Proteins encoded within one genomic window of Candidatus Zixiibacteriota bacterium:
- a CDS encoding acetyl-CoA C-acetyltransferase — protein MSDRNEAYIISACRSAIGTLHSGLGQLTAPQLGSLAIKEAIKRAGVDVADIDEVIMGQVVQGGCGQAPARQAAIHAGLPGEVAAMTINKVCGSGLKAVMLAASAVRAGDGDVFVAGGMESMSNTPYVVHGAKQGLRWGHKQLTDIMVTDGLWCSFNDWHMGCAAEFIANEEKISRQEQDEFALNSHLKALKAQAEGKFNEEIFNIEIPQRKGDPIIFNKDEGPRPGISIEGLAKLRPAFVKDGSVTAGNSPGLNDGSSATVVVSESYMKEKGLKPLAKIINYAVAGAEPKRLFWTPVYAVQKLMKKMNVDINHWDLIEANEAFSVQAVADGKLLGWDFDRVNVNGGAVALGHPIGASGARVLTTLIYALKDRGLKNGMATLCLGGGNAVAMAIEMV, from the coding sequence ATGTCTGATCGGAACGAAGCTTACATCATTTCGGCTTGCCGTAGTGCAATCGGAACTCTGCACAGTGGTCTTGGCCAACTCACTGCGCCTCAGTTAGGTTCTCTGGCTATCAAAGAAGCGATCAAAAGAGCCGGAGTGGATGTTGCCGACATCGACGAAGTCATTATGGGACAAGTGGTTCAAGGCGGTTGCGGGCAGGCCCCGGCTCGGCAGGCGGCTATTCATGCCGGACTTCCGGGCGAAGTTGCCGCAATGACCATCAACAAGGTTTGCGGCTCCGGTCTCAAGGCTGTCATGCTGGCGGCTTCGGCTGTTCGTGCCGGTGACGGTGATGTTTTCGTTGCCGGTGGTATGGAGTCCATGTCCAACACACCGTATGTCGTCCACGGAGCCAAGCAGGGGCTTCGCTGGGGACACAAACAGCTTACCGACATTATGGTCACTGATGGACTCTGGTGCAGCTTCAACGATTGGCACATGGGTTGTGCGGCGGAATTTATCGCCAATGAAGAGAAGATCAGTCGTCAGGAGCAGGATGAATTCGCTCTGAACTCCCATCTCAAGGCTCTCAAGGCTCAGGCGGAAGGGAAGTTCAACGAAGAGATTTTTAACATAGAAATCCCCCAGCGCAAGGGTGATCCGATCATATTCAACAAGGACGAAGGCCCGCGTCCGGGCATTTCGATAGAAGGTCTGGCCAAGCTCCGTCCGGCGTTCGTGAAGGACGGCTCGGTGACGGCCGGTAACTCTCCGGGTCTCAACGACGGTTCCTCGGCCACAGTCGTCGTATCAGAATCCTACATGAAGGAAAAGGGACTCAAGCCGCTGGCTAAGATCATCAATTATGCCGTCGCCGGTGCCGAACCGAAACGGTTGTTCTGGACACCGGTCTATGCTGTCCAGAAGCTGATGAAGAAGATGAACGTCGATATCAACCATTGGGACCTGATCGAGGCTAACGAGGCATTTTCGGTTCAAGCGGTAGCCGACGGCAAGCTCCTCGGCTGGGATTTTGACCGGGTCAATGTGAACGGCGGCGCGGTGGCGCTGGGACATCCCATCGGCGCATCCGGAGCTCGTGTTCTCACCACCCTTATTTACGCTTTAAAAGACCGCGGCCTCAAGAACGGTATGGCCACTCTCTGTCTGGGCGGCGGCAATGCCGTGGCGATGGCGATTGAAATGGTATAA
- a CDS encoding outer membrane beta-barrel protein, translating to MHKAITSLGIVLFLTVSAMAQSPVPVKLYLGGGVSLGDKPGLFDSKYDASPHGMVGVGVGVATNFEVILQGTYDRFDNNLFGDKNGDISIFSGSLFLKPHLQHPEFPVEFYALAGLGITRVNMETIVLPEGVDRQTEAIAYSLAIEDQTKLSYSIGIGMQYQLFSKVGLFGQAIMNEILTEQIDTVFDNGMRTFSIAFGLRLL from the coding sequence GTGCACAAAGCTATTACGAGCCTTGGTATCGTTTTATTTCTGACAGTATCAGCGATGGCTCAGTCGCCGGTTCCGGTGAAGCTGTATTTAGGCGGCGGGGTGAGTTTAGGCGACAAACCGGGTTTGTTTGATTCCAAATATGACGCGTCTCCGCATGGCATGGTCGGCGTCGGCGTTGGAGTAGCGACCAATTTCGAGGTTATACTTCAGGGAACTTATGACCGGTTCGACAACAACTTGTTCGGCGACAAAAACGGCGACATCAGCATATTCAGCGGCAGTCTTTTTCTGAAGCCGCATCTTCAACATCCGGAATTCCCGGTGGAGTTTTACGCCCTGGCCGGATTGGGAATTACCCGGGTGAATATGGAAACGATCGTCCTGCCGGAGGGCGTTGATCGCCAGACGGAGGCTATCGCTTATTCTCTTGCTATCGAGGACCAGACAAAACTCTCTTACTCCATCGGGATCGGTATGCAATACCAGCTATTCTCCAAAGTTGGCTTGTTCGGCCAGGCAATCATGAACGAGATTCTCACCGAGCAAATCGACACGGTCTTTGACAACGGCATGCGGACCTTCAGCATCGCGTTCGGATTACGCCTGCTGTGA
- a CDS encoding dipeptidase, whose translation MIDPLELHHSAFVADLHCDTVLRIRQGRDFSVRNERGHIDLPRLQEGGVGLQVFASWIDNELPADRCRAEADSLIDLLETTFSPLSDRIVICHDQDEVLTAGAAGKIAALLSIENGTAIENNLANLEHFYERGVRLITLTHFKSSEWCESSSDSESKISGLSEFGREVVTEMNRLGMIVDISHASVKAAEHVLETTTVPIVASHSCVHEICRVDRNLTDEQIRAIADNGGMIGLNLSTGFINQEWENVAREFYEARKDEIDSVDDLFDAGIKPHDHIKPVYREFWDTTDKVQVTIEQAVDHIDHIYKLVGADHIGLGSDFDGIARSPEGLADCSQWPNLTAELVRRGYRAREIRKILGGNFLRIIGDVCG comes from the coding sequence TTGATTGACCCGCTTGAACTGCATCACTCCGCCTTCGTAGCCGATTTACATTGCGACACGGTCCTGCGTATACGTCAGGGACGGGATTTTAGTGTCAGAAACGAACGAGGTCATATCGATCTCCCTCGCTTGCAGGAAGGCGGCGTAGGATTACAAGTTTTCGCTTCCTGGATCGACAATGAGCTTCCGGCTGACCGTTGCCGGGCCGAAGCCGACAGCCTGATCGACCTGCTCGAAACAACCTTCTCTCCCCTGTCTGATCGGATCGTTATCTGTCACGATCAGGATGAAGTCCTGACGGCCGGGGCAGCAGGTAAAATTGCAGCCCTGCTGTCGATCGAAAACGGCACGGCCATCGAGAACAATCTCGCCAATCTCGAACATTTTTATGAACGCGGCGTGCGACTCATAACCCTGACTCATTTCAAATCCAGCGAATGGTGTGAGTCATCATCCGATTCCGAGTCAAAGATTTCAGGATTGTCGGAGTTCGGACGCGAGGTAGTAACCGAAATGAACCGGTTGGGAATGATCGTTGATATCTCCCATGCCTCCGTGAAAGCGGCCGAGCATGTGCTTGAGACCACTACCGTTCCGATTGTCGCATCTCATTCCTGCGTACACGAAATCTGCCGCGTGGATCGCAACCTGACCGACGAGCAAATCCGAGCCATCGCCGACAACGGCGGGATGATCGGCCTCAACCTCTCCACCGGTTTCATCAACCAGGAATGGGAAAATGTCGCCCGAGAATTCTACGAGGCACGAAAAGATGAGATCGATTCCGTCGATGACTTATTCGACGCCGGGATCAAACCACACGATCATATCAAACCGGTTTACCGGGAGTTCTGGGATACCACCGACAAGGTACAGGTAACAATAGAGCAGGCGGTTGATCATATCGACCACATCTACAAATTGGTCGGCGCCGACCATATCGGGCTAGGTTCCGATTTCGACGGGATCGCTCGTTCTCCCGAAGGTCTCGCTGACTGCAGTCAATGGCCTAACCTTACAGCCGAACTGGTCCGTCGCGGTTACCGAGCGAGAGAGATCCGTAAGATACTTGGCGGCAATTTCTTACGGATCATCGGCGACGTCTGCGGATAG
- a CDS encoding outer membrane beta-barrel protein, producing MQKLMIATALVVLLAVSASAQVSSPIKLYAGGGISFPQTPDEFSDNFKTGWHGMGGISMLVFPRVSAMGKVMYNQFSNDLDQVDGGELKVTMFGADARVDLGFPTMPIKPIVFGGIGLANVKLASYDISGLTEGDIDFALEDQTKFYYNIGGGLEWKLMPAVSAFGQATWITIATDGDNSSFWSLTAGVKLL from the coding sequence ATGCAGAAACTCATGATAGCAACAGCCCTGGTAGTACTACTGGCCGTTTCAGCCTCAGCCCAGGTATCGAGCCCAATTAAACTCTATGCCGGTGGCGGCATCTCGTTTCCGCAGACACCGGATGAGTTCAGCGACAATTTCAAAACCGGCTGGCACGGCATGGGGGGAATCTCGATGTTGGTGTTCCCGCGCGTATCGGCAATGGGTAAGGTTATGTACAACCAATTCTCGAACGATCTGGACCAGGTTGACGGTGGTGAGTTGAAGGTGACCATGTTCGGCGCCGATGCTCGTGTCGATCTCGGTTTTCCGACGATGCCGATTAAGCCGATAGTTTTTGGCGGCATCGGATTGGCCAACGTGAAGCTGGCTTCATACGATATCAGCGGACTTACCGAGGGTGATATAGATTTCGCCCTCGAGGATCAGACAAAGTTCTACTACAACATTGGCGGCGGACTGGAATGGAAACTCATGCCCGCAGTATCAGCTTTTGGCCAGGCTACCTGGATTACGATCGCTACCGACGGCGACAACTCCAGTTTCTGGAGTTTGACCGCGGGAGTGAAGCTGTTATAA